Proteins encoded within one genomic window of Cucumis sativus cultivar 9930 chromosome 3, Cucumber_9930_V3, whole genome shotgun sequence:
- the CSTFL1LC2 gene encoding CEN-like protein 1-like, translating to MSRSCSNISIIEPLIVGRVVGDVVDNFVPNVKMNVIYNSSKQVANGHELLPSLISFKPRVEVAGDDMRSAFTLIMVDPDAPSPSDPYLREYLHWMVTDIPGTTDASFGKEIMSYESPKPHIGIHRYVFVLFKQRGRQTVRLSSSSSSSSRANFNTRHFSEANGLGLPVAAVYFNAQRETAARRK from the exons ATGTCAAGGAGCTGTAGTAATATTAGTATAATAGAGCCGTTAATAGTGGGAAGAGTAGTAGGAGATGTGGTTGATAATTTCGTTCCAAATGTGAAAATGAATGTTATTTACAATTCCTCTAAACAAGTCGCCAATGGCCACGAGCTTCTCCCTTCTCTTATTTCCTTTAAACCTCGCGTTGAAGTTGCCGGCGACGACATGAGATCAGCTTTCACTttg attaTGGTCGACCCAGATGCTCCAAGCCCAAGTGATCCTTATCTTAGGGAATACCTTCACTG GATGGTCACGGACATCCCTGGTACCACTGATGCTTCTTTTGGGAAGGAGATAATGAGTTACGAGAGTCCAAAGCCACATATTGGGATTCATCGCTATGTGTTTGTGTTGTTCAAGCAACGAGGAAGACAGACTGTGAGATtatcctcctcctcctcctcgtCTTCAAGAGCCAATTTTAATACTAGACACTTCTCTGAAGCCAATGGCCTGGGCCTCCCCGTTGCCGCTGTTTATTTCAATGCTCAAAGAGAAACCGCCGCtagaagaaaatga